The following are from one region of the Amycolatopsis sp. QT-25 genome:
- a CDS encoding C4-type zinc ribbon domain-containing protein, whose product MKADPAVQRKLLELAKVDAELSRTAHRRRTLPEIAEIDAGEKTVRERRDALVSVQTAASDLDREIARQEKEIESVRARGDRDRKLLESGSVAAKQMTDIEHELNSLNRRQAALEDDLLELMERREALELDAQRTSAEVAKAENEVAEAVRRRDEHFTDLDITKARRDEDRAKLLPRFPEDLMKLYERVRAQKGIGAALLRARRCGACQLDIDRREIAEIKAAPEDNVIQCENCGAILVRTLESGL is encoded by the coding sequence GTGAAGGCCGACCCCGCCGTCCAGCGCAAGCTGCTCGAACTCGCGAAGGTGGACGCCGAACTTTCGCGTACCGCCCACCGTCGCCGCACCCTGCCGGAGATCGCCGAGATCGACGCGGGCGAGAAGACGGTGCGCGAACGACGTGACGCGCTGGTCTCGGTCCAGACCGCGGCGTCCGACCTCGACCGCGAGATCGCCCGGCAGGAAAAGGAGATCGAGTCGGTCCGCGCTCGCGGCGACCGCGACCGCAAGCTCCTCGAATCCGGTTCCGTCGCGGCGAAACAGATGACCGACATCGAGCACGAGCTGAACAGCCTCAACCGGCGCCAGGCCGCGCTCGAGGACGATCTGCTCGAACTGATGGAGCGCCGCGAGGCGCTCGAGCTCGACGCCCAGCGCACCAGCGCGGAGGTCGCGAAGGCCGAGAACGAGGTCGCCGAAGCCGTCCGCCGGCGCGACGAGCACTTCACCGACCTCGACATCACGAAGGCACGCCGCGACGAAGACCGCGCCAAGCTGCTGCCGCGGTTCCCCGAAGACCTGATGAAGCTCTACGAGCGGGTCCGGGCGCAGAAGGGCATCGGCGCGGCGCTGCTGCGGGCCCGCCGCTGCGGTGCCTGCCAGCTCGACATCGACCGCCGCGAGATCGCCGAGATCAAGGCCGCCCCCGAGGACAACGTCATCCAGTGCGAGAACTGCGGCGCCATCCTGGTGCGCACGCTGGAGTCCGGCCTGTGA
- a CDS encoding bifunctional RNase H/acid phosphatase, with amino-acid sequence MTDRVLVEADGGSRGNPGPAGYGAVVKDAATGEVLAERKAYVGIATNNVAEYSGLIAGLAAAAELGASTVDVRMDSKLVVEQMSGRWKVKHPAMRPLNAEAAELAARFSRVRYEWIPRAENSHADGLANEAMDAGREATQKPEPPKKNVKQDRVSPVGWTGATGTPTKLLLVRHGQTAMSVEKRYSGRGDVPLTEHGEQQAAAAAKRLGAMEGLVVDGEAAPVIASPLIRAQQTAQAIADALGGRVETHPGLIETDFGDWEGLTFTEAMERDPEFQTGWLSDTSIAAPGGESFDGVHRRVRKARDELIAKYGGRTLVLVSHVTPIKALLRMGLDAGPSLLFRLHLDLASLSIVEFYPDGNASVRLVNDISHLA; translated from the coding sequence GTGACCGACCGCGTGCTCGTCGAGGCCGACGGCGGCTCACGGGGCAACCCCGGCCCCGCCGGATACGGCGCGGTCGTCAAGGACGCGGCCACCGGTGAGGTGCTCGCCGAGCGCAAGGCGTACGTCGGCATCGCGACCAACAACGTCGCCGAGTACTCCGGCCTGATCGCCGGGCTCGCCGCGGCCGCCGAGCTCGGAGCGTCCACAGTGGACGTCCGGATGGACTCGAAGCTCGTGGTGGAGCAGATGTCCGGGCGCTGGAAGGTCAAGCACCCGGCGATGCGGCCGCTGAACGCCGAGGCCGCGGAGCTGGCCGCGCGCTTCTCGCGGGTGCGCTACGAGTGGATCCCGCGCGCGGAGAACTCCCACGCGGACGGGCTCGCGAACGAGGCGATGGACGCCGGGCGCGAGGCCACGCAGAAGCCAGAACCGCCGAAGAAGAACGTGAAGCAGGACAGGGTCAGCCCGGTCGGCTGGACCGGTGCGACCGGCACGCCGACCAAGCTGCTCCTCGTGCGGCACGGCCAGACGGCGATGTCGGTCGAGAAGCGGTACTCCGGCCGCGGTGACGTGCCCCTCACCGAGCACGGCGAACAGCAGGCGGCCGCCGCCGCGAAACGCCTCGGCGCGATGGAGGGCCTGGTCGTCGACGGCGAGGCCGCGCCCGTCATCGCCTCGCCGCTGATCCGCGCCCAGCAGACCGCGCAGGCGATCGCGGACGCGCTCGGCGGCCGGGTCGAGACCCATCCGGGGCTGATCGAGACCGATTTCGGCGACTGGGAAGGTCTTACCTTCACAGAGGCGATGGAGCGCGACCCCGAGTTCCAGACCGGCTGGCTTTCCGACACCTCGATCGCGGCGCCGGGCGGCGAAAGCTTCGACGGCGTCCACCGGCGGGTCCGCAAGGCCCGCGACGAACTGATCGCGAAGTACGGCGGGCGGACGCTCGTACTGGTCAGCCATGTCACGCCGATCAAGGCGCTGCTGCGGATGGGCCTGGACGCCGGGCCCTCGCTGCTGTTCCGCCTGCACCTGGACCTGGCGTCGCTTTCGATCGTCGAGTTCTACCCGGACGGCAACGCGTCGGTGCGGCTGGTGAACGACATCTCACATCTCGCCTAG
- the sfnG gene encoding dimethylsulfone monooxygenase SfnG, which translates to MPGIESEPLKFAYWVPNVSGGLVTSDIEQRTDWGYEYNRALAVLAENSGFEYALSQVRYTASYGAAYQHESTGFSLALLLATQRLKVIAAIHPGLWHPGVLAKFIASADVISGGRAAVNVVSGWFKDEFTNLGEPWLEHDERYRRSEEFIRVLKELWTSDHAEFTGDFYRIHDFDIKPKPVGRPHPEIFQGGNSTAARKLAGRVSDWYFSNGKDFDGFSEQVAEVRGYAAQNDHAVRFGLNGFVIARETESEAKAVLREIVEKANSDAVEGFRNAVKQAGSSTSDKKGMWADSEFKDLVQYNDGFRTGLIGTPEQIADRAIEYKKRGANLLLLGFLHYLEDVEHFGKHVLPVIRAKEADLERGAATPEPLVTSAP; encoded by the coding sequence ATGCCGGGAATCGAATCCGAACCACTCAAATTCGCCTATTGGGTCCCCAATGTGAGCGGCGGTCTGGTCACGAGCGACATCGAGCAGCGCACCGACTGGGGCTACGAGTACAACCGGGCGCTCGCCGTCCTCGCGGAGAACAGCGGGTTCGAATACGCGCTGAGCCAGGTCCGCTACACGGCCAGCTACGGTGCCGCCTACCAGCACGAATCGACCGGGTTCAGCCTCGCGCTGCTGCTCGCGACGCAGCGGCTGAAGGTGATCGCGGCGATCCACCCCGGACTGTGGCATCCCGGCGTGCTCGCGAAGTTCATCGCCAGCGCGGACGTGATCTCCGGCGGACGCGCGGCGGTCAACGTGGTCAGCGGCTGGTTCAAGGACGAATTCACCAACCTCGGCGAACCGTGGCTGGAACACGATGAACGATACCGCCGTTCGGAAGAGTTCATTCGCGTGCTGAAGGAACTCTGGACGAGCGACCACGCCGAATTCACCGGCGATTTCTACCGGATCCACGATTTCGACATCAAACCCAAACCGGTCGGCCGTCCGCATCCGGAGATCTTCCAGGGCGGCAACTCCACCGCGGCGCGCAAGCTCGCGGGCCGGGTGTCCGACTGGTACTTCAGCAACGGCAAGGACTTCGACGGCTTCAGCGAGCAGGTCGCGGAGGTCCGCGGCTACGCGGCCCAGAACGACCACGCCGTCCGCTTCGGGCTCAACGGCTTCGTGATCGCGCGGGAGACCGAGAGCGAGGCGAAGGCCGTGCTGCGCGAGATCGTCGAGAAGGCGAATTCGGACGCCGTCGAGGGCTTCCGCAACGCCGTCAAGCAGGCGGGAAGCTCCACTTCGGACAAAAAGGGGATGTGGGCCGACTCGGAGTTCAAGGATCTGGTGCAGTACAACGACGGCTTCCGCACCGGGCTGATCGGCACGCCGGAGCAGATCGCGGACCGGGCCATCGAGTACAAGAAGCGCGGGGCGAACCTGCTGCTGCTCGGCTTTCTGCACTACCTGGAGGACGTCGAGCACTTCGGGAAGCACGTGCTTCCGGTGATCCGGGCGAAGGAAGCGGACCTGGAACGAGGCGCCGCCACTCCCGAACCCCTGGTCACTTCCGCCCCCTGA